A region from the Dendropsophus ebraccatus isolate aDenEbr1 chromosome 1, aDenEbr1.pat, whole genome shotgun sequence genome encodes:
- the C1H5orf24 gene encoding UPF0461 protein C5orf24 homolog isoform X1, with protein sequence MFRRQDLPGMHVRESFTHPGFCDPFFLDEQNIKKMMRPVTNNSVAFCGSGKSSCLGQDSMRSVEQFGLYATQPSKYSHTVSHKNISCQTQETINEAHLQTTSSRDLDTKSDLKKKKTLGRSGKRGRPSGTTKLAGYRTSTGRPLGTTKAAGFKTSPGRPLGTTKAAGYKVSPGRPPGSIKALSRLANLGYTSNNAAFPYPTALSRGLHAVVDTDVKHPVE encoded by the exons ATGTTTCGACGTCAGGATCTGCCTGGAATGCATGTACGTGAATCATTTACCCACCCCGGTTTTTGCGATCCATTTTTTCTGGATGAACAAAATATCAAG AAAATGATGCGTCCGGTCACAAATAACAGTGTGGCGTTTTGTGGAAGTGGCAAGTCTTCCTGCCTTGGTCAAGACAGCATGAGAAGTGTGGAGCAATTTGGCTTGTATGCCACTCAGCCCAgtaaatacagccatactgttagCCACAAGAACATCTCCTGTCAGACACAGGAAACCATCAATGAGGCACATTTGCAGACCACGAGCAGCAGGGACCTGGACACAAAAAGtgatttaaagaaaaagaagACCCTTGGCAGATCCGGCAAACGTGGGAGGCCATCTGGCACCACCAAATTGGCAGGTTATAGAACCAGCACTGGCAGACCTCTGGGAACCACCAAAGCTGCTGGCTTTAAAACAAGTCCTGGCAGACCACTGGGCACTACCAAAGCCGCTGGATACAAAGTCAGCCCAGGGAGACCTCCAGGTAGCATAAAAGCTCTATCACGGCTTGCAAATCTAGGTTACACAAGCAACAATGCAGCTTTTCCTTATCCCACAGCACTTAGCAGGGGACTCCATGCTGTTGTGGATACAGACGTCAAACATCCTGTCGAGTAG
- the C1H5orf24 gene encoding UPF0461 protein C5orf24 homolog isoform X2, whose product MFRRQDLPGMHKMMRPVTNNSVAFCGSGKSSCLGQDSMRSVEQFGLYATQPSKYSHTVSHKNISCQTQETINEAHLQTTSSRDLDTKSDLKKKKTLGRSGKRGRPSGTTKLAGYRTSTGRPLGTTKAAGFKTSPGRPLGTTKAAGYKVSPGRPPGSIKALSRLANLGYTSNNAAFPYPTALSRGLHAVVDTDVKHPVE is encoded by the exons ATGTTTCGACGTCAGGATCTGCCTGGAATGCAT AAAATGATGCGTCCGGTCACAAATAACAGTGTGGCGTTTTGTGGAAGTGGCAAGTCTTCCTGCCTTGGTCAAGACAGCATGAGAAGTGTGGAGCAATTTGGCTTGTATGCCACTCAGCCCAgtaaatacagccatactgttagCCACAAGAACATCTCCTGTCAGACACAGGAAACCATCAATGAGGCACATTTGCAGACCACGAGCAGCAGGGACCTGGACACAAAAAGtgatttaaagaaaaagaagACCCTTGGCAGATCCGGCAAACGTGGGAGGCCATCTGGCACCACCAAATTGGCAGGTTATAGAACCAGCACTGGCAGACCTCTGGGAACCACCAAAGCTGCTGGCTTTAAAACAAGTCCTGGCAGACCACTGGGCACTACCAAAGCCGCTGGATACAAAGTCAGCCCAGGGAGACCTCCAGGTAGCATAAAAGCTCTATCACGGCTTGCAAATCTAGGTTACACAAGCAACAATGCAGCTTTTCCTTATCCCACAGCACTTAGCAGGGGACTCCATGCTGTTGTGGATACAGACGTCAAACATCCTGTCGAGTAG
- the C1H5orf24 gene encoding UPF0461 protein C5orf24 homolog isoform X3 — translation MFRRQDLPGMHVRESFTHPGFCDPFFLDEQNIKKMMRPVTNNSVAFCGSGKSSCLGQDSMRSVEQFGLYATQPSKYSHTVSHKNISCQTQETINEAHLQTTSSRDLDTKSDLKKKKTLGRSGKRGRPSGTTKLAGYRTSTGRPLGTTKAAGFKTSPGRPLGTTKAAGYKVSPGRPPGKKQQAFMCATDA, via the exons ATGTTTCGACGTCAGGATCTGCCTGGAATGCATGTACGTGAATCATTTACCCACCCCGGTTTTTGCGATCCATTTTTTCTGGATGAACAAAATATCAAG AAAATGATGCGTCCGGTCACAAATAACAGTGTGGCGTTTTGTGGAAGTGGCAAGTCTTCCTGCCTTGGTCAAGACAGCATGAGAAGTGTGGAGCAATTTGGCTTGTATGCCACTCAGCCCAgtaaatacagccatactgttagCCACAAGAACATCTCCTGTCAGACACAGGAAACCATCAATGAGGCACATTTGCAGACCACGAGCAGCAGGGACCTGGACACAAAAAGtgatttaaagaaaaagaagACCCTTGGCAGATCCGGCAAACGTGGGAGGCCATCTGGCACCACCAAATTGGCAGGTTATAGAACCAGCACTGGCAGACCTCTGGGAACCACCAAAGCTGCTGGCTTTAAAACAAGTCCTGGCAGACCACTGGGCACTACCAAAGCCGCTGGATACAAAGTCAGCCCAGGGAGACCTCCAG GAAAAAAGCAGCAAGCCTTCATGTGTGCCACCGATGCATAG